One genomic segment of Chitinophaga sancti includes these proteins:
- a CDS encoding PQQ-dependent sugar dehydrogenase: MKKNLLTIFILVFLYASAAFGQLPSAFVLKQLSGNNINEATALAHAPDGRIFIAERGGSVKVYQNGTVSTVHFVSTTTANEQGLLGITLHPQFATNGQFYIFYTNAASTVHYLDRVTINAANQITDTTRIMEFDPIINGFHNGGAILFKDNYLYVAIGESNSPAEATKLDTYRGKILRLTADGQPAPGNPYYNTPNASRQQRSIWAIGMRNPWKMALDPVSGKIFVVNVGGNYEEIDDVTAPDSTKHYNYGWDGKGQSGPEQPDSTIAPVFAYPHDGWGCAITSGVFFNPTNTKYPAEYKNRFYFSDWCADWFKSVDATNPGAGATTFSTTNFRSVLGTSVGLDGNIYFVYYGTNGSLYRLEYDTTQLPVIVNQPQSQAIVTGDPVEFSVTSSGALPLTYQWQKNGVNISGATADTFVIAAVAASDSANYRCIVSNSAGRDTSNNAKLTVLPFNARPVPHITAPLSTLTWNVGDTVHFAATATDAEDGTIPAGKYQWEVRFYHQDGANNQHYHPGPAVPNGVTAGTFVADNGGETSPNVWLRIMLTVSDSQGRTGVDSIDIIPNKVNITAASNIAGLKLILGAQNTAPFTKTLVVNTPISLEAVTPQVLNGKYYEFASWSNGGAAAQTIRVPAKDSTFTANYALGANLQNPYFATPTPIPGKIEIENFDLGGEGIAYHDNSTGNAGNQYRTTEDVDLENCSEGGYNIGYVAAGEWLEYTIDVTTAAQYTLSVRVANPGAAKTMHVELDGQNISGNITVPATGGFQAWQTVSITTPLLTKGVKVLRVSLDATDFNVNYLTFALAGSVEGPVVSLSAPANNATYSAGDNIEIAAAVTDSTGTVMNVEFYQGSTKIGEDADAPYTFTWTNVPAGTYSITAKATDNAGLTATSIPVSITVSNGGSANLALNKNVVVSGNENAVTMPGSAAVDGDLNTRWSSAFEDPSSIYVDLGARYNISEVKITWENAKGKDYLVQVADTIGNWHTVKNITGNNDLINDHTGLTAAGRYVQIYGTARTTGYGYSIFELEVYGNGAARVANYNAAPPKVVKIYPNPAYNYLNISGITSDGLFIIVNVASGQTSSLRSEGGKIDVSGLTPGTYIIQFKDGEKKINRKFIKL; encoded by the coding sequence ATGAAGAAAAACCTACTCACCATTTTTATATTGGTGTTCCTCTATGCCAGCGCTGCCTTTGGTCAACTGCCATCGGCATTTGTACTCAAACAGTTATCGGGCAACAACATCAACGAAGCGACTGCTTTGGCCCATGCGCCTGATGGCCGTATCTTTATCGCCGAACGTGGCGGTAGTGTAAAAGTCTATCAAAACGGTACAGTCTCCACCGTACATTTTGTATCGACAACTACTGCCAATGAACAGGGGCTGTTAGGCATCACACTGCATCCGCAGTTTGCCACCAACGGCCAGTTCTACATCTTCTACACCAATGCTGCCAGCACCGTGCACTACCTGGACCGCGTAACGATCAACGCCGCCAACCAGATCACTGACACGACCCGCATCATGGAATTCGATCCTATCATCAATGGCTTTCACAATGGTGGCGCCATCCTGTTCAAAGACAATTATCTGTATGTCGCCATCGGTGAAAGTAACTCTCCAGCCGAAGCAACCAAACTGGATACCTATCGCGGAAAGATCCTGCGTCTCACAGCCGATGGTCAGCCTGCTCCCGGCAATCCTTATTACAACACACCCAATGCTTCCCGCCAGCAAAGAAGCATCTGGGCCATCGGTATGCGCAACCCATGGAAAATGGCACTGGACCCGGTATCAGGGAAAATATTCGTTGTCAATGTAGGTGGTAACTATGAAGAAATTGACGACGTCACTGCCCCGGATTCTACCAAACATTATAACTATGGCTGGGATGGAAAGGGCCAGTCAGGACCTGAACAACCTGATTCAACCATTGCACCTGTATTCGCTTATCCGCATGATGGATGGGGTTGTGCCATCACCTCTGGTGTATTCTTCAATCCTACGAATACAAAGTATCCTGCCGAATACAAGAATCGTTTTTACTTCTCCGACTGGTGTGCTGACTGGTTCAAAAGTGTAGATGCCACCAATCCCGGGGCCGGCGCTACGACCTTTTCTACTACCAATTTCAGAAGTGTACTGGGCACCAGCGTAGGGCTGGACGGTAATATTTATTTTGTATACTACGGCACGAACGGATCATTGTACCGGTTGGAATATGATACGACACAATTACCTGTGATCGTGAACCAGCCGCAAAGCCAGGCTATTGTAACCGGCGATCCTGTTGAATTCTCCGTTACCTCTTCCGGTGCATTGCCATTAACTTATCAATGGCAAAAGAATGGAGTGAACATTTCCGGTGCTACGGCAGATACTTTTGTGATCGCAGCAGTAGCCGCTTCCGATTCAGCTAATTATCGTTGTATTGTAAGCAACAGTGCAGGCAGGGATACCAGTAATAATGCAAAACTCACTGTATTGCCATTCAATGCCCGCCCGGTGCCACACATTACTGCACCACTCTCTACACTCACCTGGAATGTAGGCGATACCGTTCACTTTGCAGCTACTGCTACCGATGCAGAAGACGGCACTATACCTGCCGGTAAATATCAGTGGGAAGTACGTTTCTATCACCAGGATGGTGCGAACAATCAGCACTATCACCCCGGTCCCGCTGTACCAAATGGTGTGACTGCCGGTACTTTTGTGGCCGACAATGGTGGGGAAACTTCTCCGAATGTATGGTTACGCATCATGCTCACCGTGAGCGATTCACAAGGTCGTACCGGTGTAGATTCAATAGATATCATTCCAAATAAAGTAAACATCACCGCGGCTTCCAACATCGCAGGATTAAAACTCATTCTCGGTGCACAGAACACTGCGCCATTTACAAAAACACTCGTAGTCAATACACCGATCTCCCTGGAAGCGGTTACGCCACAGGTATTGAACGGCAAGTACTACGAATTCGCATCCTGGAGTAATGGTGGTGCTGCGGCTCAGACAATCCGTGTTCCTGCAAAGGATAGCACCTTTACAGCAAACTATGCCCTGGGTGCAAATCTGCAAAATCCTTATTTCGCTACTCCTACGCCTATTCCTGGCAAGATCGAAATTGAAAACTTCGACCTCGGTGGCGAAGGCATTGCTTACCATGACAACTCTACCGGCAATGCAGGTAATCAATACCGCACTACCGAAGATGTAGATCTTGAAAACTGCTCCGAAGGTGGTTATAACATTGGCTATGTAGCAGCAGGAGAGTGGTTGGAATACACCATAGATGTAACTACTGCTGCCCAATACACATTGTCTGTTCGCGTAGCCAATCCCGGCGCTGCCAAGACGATGCACGTAGAACTGGATGGCCAGAACATCTCAGGCAATATCACTGTACCCGCCACTGGTGGTTTTCAGGCATGGCAAACAGTATCCATCACCACACCTTTACTGACCAAAGGTGTGAAGGTACTGCGCGTATCGCTGGATGCGACAGACTTCAATGTGAACTATCTCACCTTTGCACTGGCAGGTAGCGTAGAAGGTCCTGTGGTGAGCCTGAGTGCACCTGCAAACAATGCCACTTACTCCGCAGGTGATAACATTGAAATAGCCGCAGCAGTCACAGATTCTACCGGCACAGTTATGAATGTAGAATTCTACCAGGGTAGTACTAAAATAGGAGAGGATGCAGATGCGCCTTATACCTTTACCTGGACCAATGTGCCTGCCGGTACATACTCTATCACCGCCAAAGCGACTGACAATGCGGGGCTTACGGCTACTTCCATTCCGGTGAGTATCACCGTCAGCAATGGTGGCAGTGCTAACCTGGCACTGAATAAAAACGTAGTGGTATCCGGCAATGAAAACGCCGTGACCATGCCTGGTTCCGCAGCAGTGGATGGCGACCTGAATACGCGCTGGTCCAGCGCCTTCGAAGATCCTTCCTCGATCTATGTAGACCTGGGAGCAAGGTATAATATCAGCGAAGTGAAAATCACCTGGGAAAATGCCAAAGGCAAAGACTACCTCGTACAGGTGGCGGACACCATTGGCAACTGGCATACCGTAAAAAACATTACAGGCAATAATGATCTCATAAACGACCACACCGGTTTAACAGCTGCAGGTCGTTACGTACAGATTTACGGCACCGCCAGAACTACGGGCTATGGTTACTCAATTTTCGAACTGGAAGTGTACGGTAACGGTGCTGCCAGGGTAGCCAATTACAACGCTGCTCCTCCGAAGGTGGTTAAGATCTATCCAAACCCTGCATATAATTACCTTAATATCAGTGGAATAACAAGCGATGGTCTCTTTATCATCGTGAACGTAGCCAGCGGACAAACCAGTTCCCTGCGCTCCGAAGGTGGAAAGATTGATGTGAGCGGATTGACGCCGGGTACTTATATCATACAGTTTAAAGACGGTGAAAAGAAGATAAACAGGAAATTTATTAAATTGTAG
- a CDS encoding sterol desaturase family protein produces MLVHIETIFRNLNGWGLPVIMLLIGVIEFAYGLYENHWTKNEKVLDIVCFIIPKIIVRPFVAYVGLLLFPRFLPDAKNAFAWVPSWWGFAIIAVADDLTQYWYHRLHHQLPWLWRFHRTHHSAPYMGMAMASRQNVIYTIFFSQIYLTTTLVYLGLGYPVLFVTGVKALITTGAHSSIKWDKPFYTIKWLKPIGWVMERVISTPATHHAHHADTSDDGVGYYKGNFGNMFFIWDLVFGTGIITRQYPTGYGIKHYKQEEWYAQFLWPIFKSKKEGSELAANGPMVGDALPSEAPAAVAGA; encoded by the coding sequence ATGCTTGTACATATCGAAACCATTTTTCGGAATCTCAATGGCTGGGGACTACCTGTCATCATGCTGCTCATTGGTGTGATCGAATTTGCTTATGGACTCTATGAAAATCACTGGACGAAGAATGAAAAGGTGCTGGATATTGTCTGCTTTATTATACCAAAGATCATTGTAAGACCTTTCGTGGCTTACGTCGGTCTGTTATTATTCCCCCGTTTTCTGCCGGATGCGAAGAATGCATTTGCATGGGTACCTTCCTGGTGGGGATTCGCCATCATAGCAGTAGCGGATGATCTTACACAGTACTGGTATCATCGGTTGCATCACCAGTTGCCATGGTTATGGCGATTTCACCGTACACACCATTCCGCGCCTTACATGGGTATGGCCATGGCGAGCAGGCAGAATGTGATCTATACCATTTTCTTTTCACAGATCTATTTGACTACAACGCTGGTGTACCTGGGGTTAGGATATCCTGTATTGTTTGTAACAGGGGTGAAAGCGCTGATTACAACAGGAGCGCATTCCAGTATAAAATGGGACAAACCGTTTTATACCATCAAATGGCTGAAGCCAATAGGTTGGGTGATGGAAAGGGTAATTTCCACACCTGCCACCCACCATGCGCATCATGCGGATACTTCAGATGATGGGGTTGGGTATTATAAAGGGAATTTTGGGAATATGTTCTTTATCTGGGACCTGGTATTTGGTACCGGGATAATAACCCGTCAATATCCTACCGGGTATGGGATCAAACATTATAAACAGGAAGAGTGGTATGCCCAGTTTCTGTGGCCGATATTCAAATCTAAGAAAGAAGGAAGCGAACTGGCGGCAAACGGGCCTATGGTAGGGGATGCCTTGCCGTCGGAGGCGCCTGCGGCAGTGGCAGGGGCATAA
- a CDS encoding S9 family peptidase encodes MKNIFLLIIIFPAFAWAQSLPPYQPSAAEEKTAYQSAAHLDSIIRGKAYKTTVKPHWQANNKSFWYKNYLKDSTVEFILVDAVKGTKSPAFDHEKIAAALKQSDSKHLPITDLLIEKSSLKFAVKEQWYEYKNGQCTQIKTPLVSTAQTAFRNISRWSLHDDNTASDTSSPNKEWVTSIQNGNVFLKAAGTTDSVQLTTDGNIDQPYGALQWSPDSKYFVGYRIRPEKIGSIHHLLSSLPDQTRARLDTEEYAQPGDPFTSFEMFIFNPSGKKATKVNTPLYDFLGKPYLRWRKDDPRYFTYEKADRGHQRFRIIEVDAANGNTRDLVDEKTNTFIYESRIFTHYIEATNEIIWSSEKDGWYHLYLIDAIKGTIKNEITKGPYVVRDIDSVDEKKREIWFKASGMNPGEDPYNIHYYRIHFDGSQLVSLTKENAQHNLSFSPDRTYYLDTYSRPDLPPVTTLHRTTDGKQIMEVETADLHDYFATGVRLPEVFTAKARDGQTDVWGVVCRPRNFDSTRRYPVIENIYAGPQDAFVPKTFMTFSEMQSLAELGFIVVQIDGMGTANRSKAFHDVCWQNLADAGLPDRILWIKALAAKYPYVDTTRVGLYGTSAGGQNAAGALLFHPEFYKAAVSACGCHDNRVDKQWWNEQWMGYPVGPHYAAQSNVTNACKLKGKLLLIVGEADNNVPPESTYRVVDALIKANKDFDLLVVPGMGHSDGGPYGRLKKRDFFVKNLLGVTPPDRN; translated from the coding sequence ATGAAAAATATTTTCCTGCTGATTATCATATTCCCGGCATTCGCATGGGCACAATCCTTACCACCTTATCAGCCTTCTGCTGCTGAAGAAAAAACCGCTTACCAATCTGCGGCACATCTCGATTCCATCATTCGTGGCAAAGCTTACAAAACCACCGTCAAACCTCATTGGCAGGCGAATAATAAATCATTCTGGTACAAGAACTATTTAAAAGACAGCACTGTCGAATTTATATTAGTTGATGCTGTCAAAGGCACAAAATCACCTGCATTCGACCACGAAAAAATAGCTGCTGCTTTAAAGCAATCTGATAGTAAACACTTGCCGATCACAGATCTGCTGATAGAGAAATCGTCATTGAAATTTGCTGTCAAAGAGCAATGGTATGAATACAAAAATGGCCAATGTACACAGATAAAAACACCGCTGGTCAGCACGGCACAAACAGCTTTTCGTAATATCTCCCGCTGGTCTCTTCACGATGACAACACAGCCTCCGATACATCATCTCCCAACAAAGAATGGGTGACTTCTATACAAAACGGCAATGTTTTTCTCAAAGCAGCCGGCACCACTGACTCCGTACAACTCACCACTGATGGCAATATCGATCAGCCTTACGGTGCATTGCAATGGTCGCCTGATAGCAAGTACTTTGTTGGCTACCGCATTCGTCCTGAAAAAATAGGATCCATCCACCATTTACTTTCTTCTCTCCCAGACCAGACCCGTGCCCGCCTGGATACTGAAGAATATGCACAACCCGGTGATCCTTTCACCTCCTTCGAAATGTTTATTTTCAATCCTTCAGGTAAAAAGGCGACTAAAGTCAACACACCGCTCTACGACTTCCTCGGTAAGCCATACCTGCGCTGGCGCAAAGATGATCCCCGCTATTTCACCTACGAAAAAGCAGACCGTGGTCACCAGCGTTTCCGCATCATAGAGGTCGATGCCGCCAATGGCAATACCCGCGACCTGGTTGATGAAAAAACAAATACTTTCATCTACGAATCCCGCATCTTCACACACTATATCGAAGCGACGAACGAAATTATCTGGTCCTCCGAAAAAGATGGCTGGTATCATTTATACTTAATTGACGCCATCAAAGGCACGATCAAAAACGAAATCACCAAAGGTCCATACGTGGTACGCGACATAGACAGTGTAGACGAAAAGAAAAGAGAGATCTGGTTCAAAGCCAGTGGCATGAACCCCGGCGAAGACCCTTACAATATTCACTACTATCGCATTCATTTCGATGGCTCTCAACTCGTATCACTCACCAAAGAAAATGCCCAGCATAATCTTTCTTTTTCACCTGACAGAACCTACTACCTCGACACCTATTCCCGGCCGGATCTACCCCCTGTTACCACCCTCCATCGCACGACAGATGGTAAGCAAATTATGGAAGTAGAAACAGCAGACCTGCACGATTACTTCGCCACGGGCGTCCGCCTGCCGGAAGTATTCACCGCCAAAGCCCGCGATGGCCAAACCGACGTATGGGGTGTAGTCTGCCGTCCGCGCAACTTCGATAGTACACGTAGGTACCCTGTCATTGAAAACATTTACGCGGGCCCACAGGACGCTTTTGTACCCAAGACCTTCATGACGTTCAGCGAAATGCAAAGCCTCGCAGAATTAGGCTTTATTGTCGTTCAGATCGATGGTATGGGTACCGCCAACCGCTCCAAAGCTTTTCACGACGTATGCTGGCAAAATCTTGCTGATGCAGGTTTGCCGGATCGTATCTTATGGATCAAAGCCCTCGCTGCAAAATATCCTTACGTTGATACTACCCGCGTAGGCCTCTACGGCACCAGTGCTGGTGGCCAGAATGCCGCAGGCGCGTTGCTCTTCCATCCTGAATTTTACAAAGCCGCTGTATCTGCCTGTGGTTGCCACGACAACCGGGTCGATAAGCAATGGTGGAATGAACAATGGATGGGGTACCCGGTGGGGCCTCACTATGCCGCACAATCCAATGTGACCAATGCATGCAAACTGAAAGGCAAACTCCTCCTCATCGTTGGCGAAGCAGACAACAACGTACCACCTGAATCTACCTACCGGGTTGTAGATGCCCTGATCAAAGCGAATAAAGACTTTGATCTGCTGGTGGTGCCCGGTATGGGCCATAGCGATGGCGGGCCGTATGGCAGACTGAAAAAGCGGGATTTCTTTGTTAAGAATTTATTGGGGGTGACGCCACCTGATAGAAATTAA
- a CDS encoding DinB family protein produces the protein MKSLNLDIHQQYAEIYDGDNWVGVSFCSAIDGVTPELAFQQPPGHRNSIAAIVKHMTHWKQFVIQKLQGNITYDVDQEDSLNVNDLAANPAAGWQQLLEAQENVHEDLLDALDDLSPEDLDTPVGGRDYDIKYLINGVALHDMYHTGQIELLKKQLQSL, from the coding sequence ATGAAATCACTCAACCTCGACATCCATCAGCAATATGCCGAGATCTATGATGGAGACAACTGGGTAGGGGTCAGTTTTTGCAGTGCCATTGATGGTGTAACCCCCGAACTGGCGTTCCAACAACCCCCTGGCCACCGTAATTCAATCGCCGCTATCGTAAAACACATGACTCACTGGAAACAATTCGTCATACAAAAGTTACAGGGCAATATCACTTACGACGTCGATCAGGAAGATTCGCTCAATGTCAATGATCTCGCAGCAAACCCGGCCGCTGGCTGGCAACAGCTTCTCGAAGCACAGGAAAACGTACACGAAGACCTGCTGGACGCGCTCGATGACCTTAGCCCCGAAGACCTGGACACACCGGTAGGCGGCAGGGACTATGATATCAAATACCTGATCAATGGCGTAGCCCTACATGACATGTACCATACCGGCCAGATAGAATTATTAAAGAAACAGTTACAATCACTATAA
- the mgrA gene encoding L-glyceraldehyde 3-phosphate reductase — protein MNAYIPAGDRYDSMQYNRCGKSGIRLPAVSLGLWHNFGSIDTFENGRKIVRRAFDRGITHFDLANNYGPVPGSAEENFGHILKKDFTGHLRDELIISSKAGYHMWPGPYGEWGSRKYMLSSLDQSLKRLQLDYVDIFYSHRPDPDTPIEETMGALDTAVRQGKALYVGLSNYTAEQTTAALAVLRSLGTPCLIHQPRYSMFERWVENGLLDVLENNGVGCIPFSPLAQGLLTDRYLHGIPEGSRASKPSGFLKAEQITQEKLDKITKLNEIAQRRGQSLAQMALSWLLKDRRITTVLIGASSVEQLDNNLGALGNLRYTVEELEEIEGILK, from the coding sequence ATGAATGCTTATATACCTGCTGGTGACCGGTATGATTCCATGCAATATAACCGTTGCGGGAAAAGCGGCATCAGGCTCCCGGCTGTTTCGCTGGGCCTGTGGCACAACTTTGGTTCCATCGATACTTTTGAAAACGGCAGAAAGATTGTACGTCGTGCCTTTGACAGGGGCATTACCCATTTTGATCTGGCGAACAATTATGGTCCTGTGCCTGGTTCTGCAGAAGAGAATTTTGGGCATATCCTGAAAAAAGATTTTACTGGTCATTTGAGGGATGAACTGATCATATCTTCCAAGGCGGGTTATCATATGTGGCCGGGTCCTTACGGAGAATGGGGTTCAAGAAAATATATGTTGTCCAGCCTGGATCAGAGTTTGAAAAGATTGCAGCTGGATTATGTAGATATATTTTATTCGCACCGTCCGGATCCTGATACCCCGATCGAAGAGACCATGGGTGCACTGGATACGGCAGTCAGACAAGGGAAGGCGCTGTATGTAGGATTGTCTAATTATACAGCAGAGCAAACAACGGCGGCACTGGCAGTGTTAAGGTCACTCGGTACGCCTTGTTTGATCCATCAGCCTAGGTATTCTATGTTTGAGAGATGGGTGGAGAATGGTTTGCTGGATGTGCTGGAAAATAATGGTGTGGGATGTATTCCGTTTTCACCACTGGCACAGGGATTACTGACGGATAGATACCTGCATGGTATTCCGGAGGGATCGAGGGCGAGTAAGCCAAGCGGGTTCCTGAAAGCGGAGCAGATCACGCAGGAGAAACTGGATAAGATCACTAAGCTGAATGAGATAGCGCAGCGGAGAGGTCAGTCTCTGGCACAGATGGCGCTGTCATGGTTGCTGAAAGACAGGAGGATTACGACGGTGTTGATTGGAGCGAGTTCTGTAGAGCAGTTGGATAATAACCTGGGGGCGCTGGGGAATTTGAGGTATACGGTGGAGGAGTTGGAGGAGATAGAAGGGATTTTAAAATAA
- a CDS encoding phosphosulfolactate synthase, translated as MNFNLDKMPERTQRPRSNGITMVTDKGLSLQDTKDFLSVASPHVDMVKLAFGTAYVTPNLKEKIDLFHSFNVPVYFGGLLLEAFIIRNQFDDYLNVAKEYGIKYFEVSDGSLDIPHAEKCGYIEKLAKLGTVLSEVGSKDKDREHITPPYKWIELMKAEMDAGAAYVIAEAREQGTVGLYRDSGEVREGLVQEILTKIPGEKIIWEAPRKDQQLYFLRLVGCNANLGNISSNEVISLEAMRVGLRGDSFHFYL; from the coding sequence ATGAACTTCAACCTGGATAAGATGCCCGAACGTACGCAACGGCCCCGTTCTAATGGCATCACAATGGTAACCGACAAAGGACTGAGCCTGCAAGACACAAAAGACTTCTTATCCGTTGCATCACCACATGTAGACATGGTAAAGCTCGCCTTCGGTACGGCCTACGTAACGCCAAACCTGAAGGAGAAAATAGACCTGTTCCATTCCTTCAATGTACCCGTCTATTTCGGAGGCTTACTCCTCGAAGCATTTATCATCCGCAACCAGTTTGATGACTACCTGAACGTAGCCAAAGAATATGGTATCAAATATTTTGAAGTATCCGACGGATCACTCGATATCCCACACGCTGAAAAATGCGGGTATATAGAAAAACTGGCAAAACTAGGCACTGTATTAAGTGAAGTAGGTTCCAAAGATAAAGACCGTGAGCACATCACGCCTCCTTATAAGTGGATTGAGTTGATGAAAGCTGAGATGGATGCTGGTGCTGCATATGTAATTGCAGAAGCAAGAGAGCAGGGTACGGTAGGGCTGTATCGTGACTCAGGTGAGGTGAGAGAAGGGTTGGTACAGGAGATTCTCACAAAGATCCCCGGGGAGAAAATCATTTGGGAAGCGCCACGTAAGGATCAGCAATTGTATTTCCTGCGTTTGGTAGGTTGTAATGCCAATCTCGGCAATATATCATCCAATGAAGTGATTTCTCTTGAGGCGATGAGAGTGGGGCTGAGAGGTGATAGTTTCCATTTTTATTTGTAA
- a CDS encoding sulfatase-like hydrolase/transferase: MKKQFLAAAVILSSLAATAQTYQGTVGRTLAESKEWWPEPVHPPQGAPNVLLVLLDDVGFGASSAFGGLIRTPVFDSLAANGLRYTNFHTAAICAPTRAALLTGRNQHFVHMGGFAHYFSSAGFPGWDGRIPSSSGTIAEVLKNAGYNTFAVGKYGVTPDEDTSNAGPFDYWPSGKGFEHFFGFLGSQTDQYKPALAEDNVNIQPDGRHFSEQLTDKAISYIARQQKAAPGKPFFLYYAPAATHAPHQVPADWRDKYKGQFDEGWDVYRQKVFANQKKLGIIPVNATLPARNARIKAWNSLRPDEQKLYARFFEVYAAYLTYTDYQVGRVINYLKSINQLDNTLIYVVIGDNGASKEGTDEGVVSGKQTPRGNKNLTRAELTKYNEENIALIGTPESDANYPLGWAQATNTPFKFWKQDAFAEGGTRNPLIVFYPKKITDKGALRTQYGYVTDILPTTLEVTGVPFPAAIKGIKQDTLQGTSLAYSFDNAKAPSRHTEQYYYIFGNRAVYKDGWKAAAAHHPDYIDLNEYADTKHDVQKDFDKDEWELYNLNEDFNEQNNLAKKYPEKLAELKKQFEEDAKKYNIYPLIDWEDVFTGKLINAKKVKR; the protein is encoded by the coding sequence ATGAAAAAACAATTTTTAGCCGCTGCTGTAATACTCTCTTCGCTCGCTGCGACGGCTCAAACTTATCAGGGCACTGTCGGCCGCACCCTCGCCGAATCCAAAGAGTGGTGGCCTGAACCTGTGCACCCACCACAAGGTGCGCCCAACGTATTGCTCGTATTGTTAGATGATGTGGGATTTGGTGCCAGCAGTGCTTTTGGTGGTTTAATCCGCACGCCTGTTTTTGATAGTCTGGCGGCTAACGGTCTTCGCTATACAAATTTTCATACAGCTGCCATTTGCGCACCTACCCGTGCTGCATTGCTCACGGGCAGAAACCAGCACTTTGTACACATGGGTGGTTTTGCCCACTACTTTTCATCAGCGGGTTTCCCCGGCTGGGATGGTCGTATTCCCAGCTCTTCCGGTACCATTGCCGAAGTGTTGAAGAATGCAGGCTACAATACCTTTGCGGTTGGTAAGTATGGGGTCACACCTGATGAAGATACTTCCAATGCCGGTCCTTTCGACTACTGGCCTTCCGGCAAAGGCTTTGAACATTTCTTTGGTTTCCTTGGCTCACAAACAGATCAATATAAACCTGCACTGGCAGAAGACAATGTAAATATCCAACCCGATGGCCGTCATTTCAGTGAACAGCTCACTGATAAAGCTATTAGTTATATCGCACGTCAGCAAAAGGCAGCGCCGGGTAAACCTTTCTTTCTTTACTATGCACCTGCGGCTACACACGCCCCACACCAGGTACCTGCTGACTGGCGTGATAAGTACAAAGGACAGTTTGACGAAGGTTGGGATGTATACCGCCAAAAGGTATTTGCCAACCAGAAGAAGCTGGGCATCATTCCTGTAAATGCCACCCTGCCTGCCCGCAATGCGCGTATCAAGGCATGGAACAGCCTGAGACCAGATGAACAAAAACTCTATGCACGCTTCTTCGAAGTCTATGCTGCATACCTTACCTACACCGATTACCAGGTAGGTCGTGTGATCAACTATTTAAAGAGTATCAATCAGCTCGACAATACGCTCATCTATGTAGTAATTGGTGATAACGGCGCCAGCAAAGAAGGTACAGACGAAGGTGTCGTTTCCGGCAAACAAACACCGCGTGGTAATAAGAACCTCACCCGTGCAGAACTCACTAAATACAACGAAGAGAATATCGCACTCATTGGCACTCCTGAGTCAGACGCGAATTATCCTTTAGGCTGGGCACAGGCGACCAATACACCTTTCAAATTCTGGAAACAGGATGCATTTGCAGAAGGTGGCACCCGCAATCCCCTCATTGTATTCTATCCAAAAAAGATCACAGACAAAGGAGCGCTGCGTACCCAATACGGTTACGTAACGGACATTCTGCCTACCACACTCGAGGTCACTGGCGTGCCATTTCCTGCAGCGATCAAAGGCATCAAACAGGATACCTTACAGGGTACGTCACTGGCTTACTCCTTTGACAATGCCAAAGCACCATCCCGTCATACTGAACAATACTATTACATCTTTGGCAACCGTGCCGTGTACAAAGATGGCTGGAAAGCCGCAGCGGCACATCATCCTGATTACATTGATCTGAATGAGTATGCTGATACAAAGCACGATGTACAGAAGGATTTTGACAAAGATGAATGGGAACTCTATAATCTGAATGAAGATTTCAACGAGCAAAATAACCTGGCTAAAAAGTACCCGGAAAAACTGGCTGAGTTGAAGAAACAATTTGAGGAAGATGCGAAGAAATACAACATCTATCCGCTCATAGACTGGGAAGATGTTTTTACAGGAAAGTTAATTAATGCAAAAAAAGTAAAACGATAA